The Corynebacterium jeddahense genome has a window encoding:
- a CDS encoding ABC transporter ATP-binding protein: MTSPIPQSSADQPNTTSSVVASSVTVGYGQRTIIRDLNATFPAGKITTIVGPNGCGKSTLLRAMSGLLDLDTGTVYVNGQDISAIKRKDVARKLAVLPQSPVAPEGLLVSDLVARGRHPHQAWFRQWSSTDEEAVFAALSQTGSADLASRTLDELSGGQRQRAWISMVLAQNTDILFLDEPTTYLDLATSVDILELVDSLRQKLGRTVVMVLHDLNLAVRYSDYLVVMKEGQVIASGAPADIITAELLQQAFDLRARVIEDPETGDPLIVPLRMKRPGFSSSLS; this comes from the coding sequence ATGACCTCCCCCATACCTCAGTCAAGCGCAGACCAACCGAATACCACCAGTAGCGTGGTCGCTTCCTCGGTCACGGTAGGCTACGGCCAGCGCACCATCATCCGCGATCTCAACGCCACGTTCCCAGCGGGAAAAATCACCACTATCGTGGGGCCCAACGGGTGCGGTAAATCGACCTTGCTGCGTGCCATGTCCGGACTGCTCGACCTCGATACAGGGACCGTATATGTAAATGGACAAGATATCTCGGCCATCAAGCGCAAGGACGTCGCCCGAAAACTGGCAGTGTTGCCCCAATCACCCGTGGCACCTGAAGGCCTGTTGGTCTCCGATCTGGTAGCCCGCGGTCGGCACCCGCACCAAGCATGGTTCCGGCAGTGGTCCTCTACCGACGAGGAAGCAGTCTTCGCGGCTCTAAGCCAGACCGGTTCTGCAGATCTTGCGAGCCGTACGTTGGATGAGCTTTCCGGAGGCCAGCGCCAGCGGGCGTGGATCTCCATGGTGCTAGCGCAAAACACCGACATCCTCTTCCTAGACGAGCCGACCACTTACCTTGACCTGGCTACCTCCGTGGACATCCTCGAACTTGTCGATAGCCTGCGTCAGAAACTAGGAAGAACCGTAGTAATGGTGCTGCACGATCTAAACCTGGCGGTGCGCTACTCCGATTACCTTGTGGTTATGAAGGAAGGCCAGGTAATAGCTTCCGGCGCACCCGCCGATATCATCACCGCAGAGCTGCTGCAGCAGGCTTTTGATCTGCGGGCACGGGTGATCGAGGATCCGGAGACTGGAGATCCGCTCATCGTTCCACTCAGAATGAAGCGCCCTGGGTTTAGTTCCTCCCTCAGCTAA
- the istA gene encoding IS21 family transposase produces the protein MTDYRAVMKLLVQQRSYRQIEQQLGCSHRAISRSNQVLRSLGIRTVDQVLALTDDELDELFVDGRSTGQGEFVPIDFDAVVKARTGRNKQTLQVLWARYTTTPALPGQLHYSYDRFRQLVASHVDAAGLTARITHTPGHTMQVDWAGAKMRLFDPYGAPGVKLSVFVASMPYSGMIFALACPDERQHSWLDAHHHAFAYFGGVPEVVVPDNASTASNAISAADRNRKVNDTYEQFLEHYNTAALPTRSKRPKDKANVEAAVKIVTHKVIHALDGHQCVDLDELNSRIQQLVDQINQAVPFRHQQSSRKDIFDAHERHLLTALPDTPWQRTEWKRAKIAPDFHITVASVRYSVPHQLVGRTVDVRITGQVLTVFDGGRAVTTHTLSHTRGAYVTDADHIPASMDNTQGLWTSDYFLREAQKIGPATRTVIEEMIAAKAIPAQAYQSCRNVLSMGKHANKPVLEEACKRLLSCDGTRRAVSYTAVKNMMAAVRKEAATRPHGFDQPAPATPGHPAHAPAAATRDTSGAYLGGAAQFSLDNLIKKGTTTP, from the coding sequence ATGACGGATTACCGGGCGGTGATGAAGCTGCTTGTGCAGCAGCGTTCGTACCGCCAGATTGAACAACAGCTCGGGTGCTCGCACCGCGCGATTTCCCGGTCGAACCAGGTGCTTCGATCCCTCGGGATTCGCACCGTCGACCAGGTTTTGGCGTTGACGGATGATGAGCTCGACGAGTTATTCGTCGATGGGCGCAGCACAGGCCAGGGCGAGTTCGTCCCTATCGATTTCGATGCGGTGGTCAAAGCCCGCACGGGGCGTAACAAGCAGACACTGCAAGTGCTGTGGGCTCGCTACACCACCACACCTGCTTTACCCGGCCAGCTCCATTACAGCTACGACCGGTTTCGCCAGTTGGTGGCGTCCCATGTCGATGCGGCCGGTTTGACCGCACGCATCACCCACACTCCGGGGCACACCATGCAGGTGGATTGGGCAGGCGCCAAGATGCGCCTGTTCGACCCTTATGGCGCACCGGGGGTCAAGCTCAGCGTGTTTGTCGCCTCAATGCCGTATTCCGGGATGATTTTTGCCCTCGCATGTCCGGATGAGCGCCAGCATTCCTGGCTTGATGCCCACCACCACGCGTTCGCCTACTTCGGGGGCGTGCCTGAGGTTGTGGTGCCGGATAATGCCTCGACTGCGTCGAACGCGATCAGCGCGGCGGATCGAAACCGCAAGGTCAACGACACCTACGAGCAGTTTTTGGAGCATTACAACACCGCAGCGCTGCCCACGAGGTCGAAACGGCCGAAAGACAAAGCCAATGTCGAAGCCGCAGTCAAGATCGTCACCCACAAGGTCATCCACGCACTCGATGGTCACCAGTGCGTCGACCTTGACGAACTCAACTCGCGAATTCAGCAGTTGGTTGACCAGATCAACCAGGCGGTGCCGTTTCGTCACCAGCAGTCAAGCCGCAAAGACATTTTCGATGCGCATGAAAGACACCTTTTGACAGCACTTCCCGACACCCCGTGGCAGCGCACCGAGTGGAAACGCGCCAAGATCGCCCCAGATTTCCACATCACCGTAGCCAGCGTGCGGTACTCCGTGCCGCACCAGCTCGTTGGCCGCACTGTCGATGTGCGCATCACCGGGCAAGTGCTCACGGTCTTCGATGGTGGCCGTGCCGTTACAACCCACACGCTTTCCCACACCCGCGGGGCGTATGTCACCGATGCCGATCACATCCCGGCGAGCATGGATAACACCCAGGGCCTGTGGACGAGCGATTACTTCCTGCGCGAAGCCCAAAAAATCGGCCCGGCGACACGCACCGTCATCGAGGAAATGATCGCGGCGAAAGCAATCCCGGCCCAGGCGTACCAATCGTGCAGGAACGTGCTGTCAATGGGCAAACACGCCAACAAGCCCGTGCTGGAAGAAGCATGTAAGCGTCTGCTCTCCTGCGACGGGACCCGCCGGGCGGTGTCCTACACCGCGGTCAAAAACATGATGGCCGCCGTACGCAAAGAAGCCGCAACCCGACCACACGGCTTCGACCAACCGGCACCGGCCACACCTGGGCATCCGGCCCACGCACCCGCCGCTGCCACACGCGACACCAGCGGCGCCTACCTCGGTGGCGCAGCACAGTTCAGCCTGGACAACCTCATCAAGAAAGGAACCACAACGCCATGA
- a CDS encoding ATP-binding protein has product MTPPTPPQERFLDESVLADFTAMRMTAFGKSVIDIANDPAFDTWTFSQKVLYALDKEVAARRERRINKLLKASRSPNPDACLEDVVYAPDRNINPEQVSRLAHGQWCHLGQNIVILGKSSVGKTYRAQALITAACRNDYSARFYRTDMLAAHFAVMPLDDPARLKLIRELISVDVLVLDDFLTTPVDATTAHLLFNILSEREGNRSTIVTSQFTPQDWYRSIPDAVIAESILNRLIAGAEIITLEGPNMRLETNQ; this is encoded by the coding sequence ATGACCCCACCGACCCCGCCGCAGGAGCGCTTCCTCGACGAATCCGTCCTCGCGGACTTCACAGCAATGCGCATGACAGCCTTCGGCAAAAGCGTCATCGACATCGCCAACGACCCAGCCTTCGACACGTGGACCTTCTCACAAAAGGTGCTCTACGCACTCGACAAAGAAGTCGCGGCCAGACGCGAACGCCGCATCAACAAACTGCTCAAGGCATCACGATCGCCAAACCCCGATGCCTGCCTCGAAGACGTTGTCTACGCACCTGACCGCAACATCAACCCAGAACAAGTCAGCCGACTCGCTCACGGACAATGGTGCCACCTGGGCCAAAACATTGTCATCTTGGGCAAATCCTCAGTCGGCAAGACCTACCGCGCCCAAGCACTGATCACCGCAGCATGCCGCAACGACTACTCCGCCAGGTTCTACCGCACCGACATGCTTGCCGCGCACTTCGCAGTGATGCCGCTCGACGACCCAGCCCGGCTCAAACTCATCCGCGAGTTGATCAGCGTCGACGTGTTAGTCCTCGACGACTTCCTCACCACCCCAGTCGATGCCACCACCGCACACCTGCTCTTCAACATTCTCTCCGAACGAGAAGGCAACCGATCAACAATCGTGACCTCACAGTTCACCCCGCAAGACTGGTACAGATCCATCCCGGATGCCGTCATCGCCGAGTCCATCCTCAACCGACTCATCGCCGGCGCCGAAATCATCACCCTCGAAGGACCAAACATGAGACTGGAAACTAACCAGTAA
- a CDS encoding aromatic amino acid transport family protein, whose protein sequence is MTNAQLPEQHSDEHLKLSRQEFDRENLSDADIEQIKEQREGDEPDGSFMRWVITLFGTGVGAGILFLPINAGSFGFSPLVIATLLIGPMVFFSHRTYARIVSASPVKGLDVLQVITALTGRKRGFASALVYWLGIYPTVLIYAISITNTLDSFIVNQLGGPEVSRWVLATASAGLMTGAYAFGKKLTLWLANALVYPLIIALAAVSFYLIPSWDFASFRAYESSYSVWQGLLLILPVLVFSFSHMAALSQFALDVQKKTDGDVAATEREVSKVEMITAAMLVTFTMFFVWSCALSLGADGMDAAREQNVPVLSYLANQTDAPFMAWISPIIAIAAIITSYFGHLLGTEEGTAYLLRSVAPNFAARVSTSTLRLTVNIFVFVTAVIVAVLNPSILDMISVVGGVFVAFLVYIMPVLLFNKATAFKHYACRPDTIFVFVVGLVIMGVAVRNIIVG, encoded by the coding sequence ATGACTAACGCCCAGCTACCTGAGCAACACAGCGACGAGCACCTCAAGCTCTCGCGCCAAGAGTTCGACCGGGAGAACCTCTCGGACGCCGACATCGAGCAGATCAAGGAGCAGCGCGAGGGTGACGAACCCGACGGCTCGTTCATGCGCTGGGTGATCACGCTGTTCGGCACCGGCGTGGGCGCGGGCATCCTGTTTCTGCCCATCAACGCAGGCAGTTTCGGGTTTTCGCCGTTGGTGATCGCGACGCTTTTGATCGGCCCGATGGTGTTTTTCTCCCACCGCACCTACGCGCGCATCGTCTCCGCGTCCCCGGTGAAGGGGTTGGACGTGCTGCAGGTGATCACTGCGCTGACCGGCCGCAAGCGGGGCTTCGCCTCGGCGCTGGTGTACTGGCTGGGCATCTACCCCACGGTGCTGATTTACGCCATCTCCATCACCAACACGCTGGACAGTTTCATTGTGAACCAGCTCGGCGGCCCGGAGGTGAGCCGGTGGGTGCTGGCCACGGCTTCGGCGGGGTTGATGACGGGCGCGTACGCCTTTGGTAAGAAACTCACCCTGTGGCTGGCCAACGCGCTGGTGTATCCGCTGATCATCGCCCTGGCGGCGGTGTCGTTCTACCTGATCCCGAGCTGGGACTTCGCCAGCTTCCGCGCCTACGAATCTTCCTATTCGGTGTGGCAGGGCCTACTGCTGATCCTTCCGGTGCTGGTGTTTTCCTTCAGCCACATGGCGGCGCTGAGCCAGTTCGCGCTGGATGTGCAAAAGAAGACGGACGGCGACGTCGCCGCCACGGAGCGTGAGGTGTCCAAGGTGGAGATGATCACCGCCGCGATGCTGGTCACCTTCACCATGTTCTTCGTGTGGTCGTGCGCCCTATCCCTGGGCGCCGACGGCATGGACGCCGCGCGCGAGCAGAACGTGCCGGTGTTGTCGTACTTGGCCAATCAGACGGACGCGCCGTTTATGGCGTGGATCAGCCCGATCATCGCTATCGCGGCGATCATCACCTCCTACTTCGGGCACCTGCTCGGCACGGAGGAGGGCACTGCGTACTTGTTGCGGTCGGTGGCGCCGAACTTCGCGGCTCGCGTATCGACGTCCACGCTTCGCCTCACAGTCAACATCTTCGTGTTCGTCACCGCAGTGATTGTCGCTGTGTTGAACCCGTCGATCCTGGACATGATCTCCGTGGTCGGCGGCGTGTTCGTGGCGTTTTTGGTCTACATCATGCCGGTGCTGCTGTTTAACAAGGCCACCGCGTTCAAGCACTACGCCTGCCGCCCCGACACCATCTTCGTGTTTGTCGTGGGCCTGGTGATTATGGGTGTGGCGGTGCGCAACATCATCGTTGGGTAG
- a CDS encoding RNA-binding domain-containing protein: protein MITESAWGELAPHVRDALEAIHGGATADSQESLILEFKEDPAVREGENGAKAKLVEKLLNEAICMANSEVATGHIVVGVADKATGEAAFTGTQMDEEKLAQKIFNGTKPNMNVQITPVRAWGVRLLVIHVPEARALYTRGDGAAKRRTADAQFSCQPMTEEMRRSIDEARRNPDYSNGPADISVDDLPLAVIEEARRMLREHRRARGSETAVPQTTTGLLRELGLVRDDGQLKRAAEILLADPDPTDVVVRHLWRSIPGEDPKATLISDPVLLALPRLRRLIAENGDREIERVQFDGGEEIAISRFPEQAVDEVVSNAFIHRDWRLPGPVVVEQTYRTLKITSPGPLPPGVSVDKLLTTTSVPRNNRLMAAMRTLGLAEESSRGFDRMWATMIRTGRNVPEVFATESYVQVVLAAQQPDTTFIKGLRKLSERYGEPVIGSVATLIVLWHLNSASLITAATAARKTQLTALEVEELMGVLVELGILDSVADASEWTLSGEARKLLGRGQAGDLATVSIQEWIEAKLLDGESLRSADIADQTGVSVAEAGRILRHLRSLGRAQIDPEGPPRGRGTRWIRA, encoded by the coding sequence ATGATTACGGAATCTGCCTGGGGTGAACTAGCACCGCACGTCCGAGATGCTCTCGAGGCGATTCATGGTGGGGCGACGGCGGACTCGCAGGAGTCTCTCATCTTGGAGTTCAAGGAGGATCCGGCTGTTCGGGAGGGGGAGAACGGGGCGAAAGCGAAGCTCGTCGAGAAGCTGCTGAATGAAGCCATCTGCATGGCAAATAGTGAAGTTGCAACCGGCCACATTGTTGTAGGGGTGGCGGATAAAGCCACGGGCGAGGCCGCGTTCACCGGTACGCAGATGGACGAGGAAAAACTCGCTCAGAAGATATTCAACGGCACGAAGCCAAACATGAATGTGCAGATCACGCCAGTACGAGCGTGGGGAGTGAGGCTTCTGGTTATCCATGTGCCGGAGGCGCGGGCGCTCTACACCCGGGGTGACGGTGCTGCGAAACGTCGCACGGCAGATGCCCAGTTCTCCTGCCAGCCGATGACTGAGGAAATGCGCCGCTCGATCGACGAGGCTCGGCGCAATCCCGATTATTCGAATGGTCCCGCGGACATTTCCGTGGACGATCTGCCGCTAGCTGTGATTGAAGAGGCGCGGAGGATGCTCCGCGAGCACAGAAGGGCGCGCGGTTCTGAGACCGCGGTTCCGCAAACAACGACCGGGCTGCTGCGCGAACTTGGCCTGGTGCGCGATGACGGCCAGCTCAAGCGGGCGGCTGAGATTCTCCTCGCCGATCCTGACCCCACAGACGTTGTAGTCCGGCACCTGTGGCGCAGTATCCCGGGGGAAGACCCGAAGGCCACGCTGATTTCGGATCCAGTTTTGCTGGCGTTGCCCCGCCTGCGGCGCCTGATTGCGGAAAACGGGGACAGGGAGATCGAACGGGTGCAGTTTGACGGCGGTGAAGAGATCGCTATTAGCCGCTTCCCTGAGCAGGCTGTAGACGAGGTGGTTTCCAACGCGTTCATTCACCGCGATTGGCGGCTGCCCGGCCCGGTTGTGGTCGAGCAGACCTACCGCACGCTAAAGATCACCTCGCCCGGTCCCCTGCCGCCGGGAGTGTCGGTGGATAAGCTGCTGACCACCACATCTGTTCCGAGGAACAACCGGCTCATGGCGGCGATGCGGACGCTCGGTCTGGCGGAGGAAAGCTCGCGCGGCTTCGACCGCATGTGGGCCACGATGATCCGCACGGGGCGAAACGTTCCTGAGGTTTTTGCTACCGAGTCCTATGTTCAAGTGGTCCTGGCCGCGCAGCAGCCCGACACGACCTTCATAAAGGGGCTTAGGAAGCTCTCGGAGCGTTACGGCGAACCGGTCATCGGTAGCGTCGCAACACTGATTGTGCTTTGGCACCTCAATTCCGCTTCTTTGATCACTGCCGCAACTGCAGCCCGCAAAACGCAACTCACTGCCCTTGAGGTGGAAGAGCTTATGGGTGTGCTCGTTGAGCTTGGAATACTCGACTCTGTAGCGGACGCGAGCGAGTGGACGCTCAGCGGCGAGGCGCGAAAGCTGCTCGGCCGCGGGCAGGCAGGCGACCTGGCGACCGTGAGTATCCAAGAGTGGATAGAAGCAAAGCTTCTCGACGGCGAATCGCTCCGGTCCGCCGATATCGCAGACCAAACCGGTGTCAGCGTCGCCGAGGCGGGGCGGATTCTCCGCCACCTGCGCAGCCTTGGTCGCGCACAGATTGACCCTGAAGGTCCCCCGCGTGGGCGCGGCACCCGCTGGATCCGGGCGTGA
- a CDS encoding LamG-like jellyroll fold domain-containing protein has product MRKHVAAITALALLTPVPVANAEDLASRFTLSVMPDTQFYSRYGTEAAGDIFGDRYGTNPYDAQTEFLAENHKKLGTQFVTHLGDVVDEPEDRASWDIADRAMKTLEDAGVNYSVLPGNHDLTMFDGKSAFTEYFPEERAKKNSTFMGRTSSTDIYSTGRGDKYSFPGQTVDSEYHIFEAEGQKYLVLALGFRANDETLDWAQQVIDKHPELPVILTSHEITGINGDGSTYFTEEYGEHLWDKLIRKNDQIFLTIAGHHHGAGYHVKKNDAGHDVINILQDYQMAYLGGNGLMGQLQFDLTNNQLEMTAYSPWVKSKKHEQLTSFDHLLLEGKGDSYVIDINFADRFKNFAPAFKAGDANDPNYAEVLKKTITDGYTPYQVTEKDKPKNEQDYAFVEGTAVHWRPGQTTFEGKLLNDGAPAPAGAIVPDVANGDDMTRVRHRIGAGADAVTFTTDKHPLSSDRGSLRWSDPKYKHSTAWFETATGADINSMTFEKGYTMEAFLKLDEDWNADNNKWSNALIRDASGTITHPEDEDGDPIQMLGVSSLRELRWYSYGENGRGFSNWTHEVPKGTWMHVAVVNDPADKSVTMYVDGSPILRDGYGPVGMGGNDDRWLLGTSAWDNDKVDGWFGNIGEIRIVDHPIGPDQWLTARGTAPAPTPTSSSAQPSTPAPATTTVAVPTTVAVPTTVAVPTTVAVPTTVAVPTTVAVPTTVTATPVPAATTVIAEPAKDGSSNVGSSIGLFAGGAAVGALGLLLAMLAGLNGAVQWLLDQVRQYLPI; this is encoded by the coding sequence ATGCGCAAGCACGTCGCCGCAATCACCGCCCTCGCCCTGCTCACCCCAGTTCCTGTCGCCAACGCGGAGGATCTCGCCTCCCGCTTCACCCTCAGTGTCATGCCGGACACGCAGTTCTACTCCCGCTACGGCACCGAGGCCGCCGGCGATATCTTCGGCGACCGCTACGGCACCAACCCGTACGACGCGCAGACTGAATTCCTGGCCGAAAACCACAAGAAGCTGGGCACGCAATTTGTCACCCATCTCGGTGACGTTGTGGACGAGCCTGAAGACCGCGCCAGCTGGGACATCGCGGACCGTGCGATGAAGACACTCGAGGACGCCGGAGTGAACTACTCCGTGCTGCCGGGCAATCACGACCTGACCATGTTCGACGGCAAATCCGCCTTCACCGAGTACTTCCCGGAGGAGCGCGCGAAAAAGAACTCCACGTTCATGGGTCGCACCTCCTCCACCGACATCTACTCCACCGGCAGGGGCGACAAGTACTCCTTCCCGGGCCAAACGGTCGACTCCGAGTACCACATTTTTGAAGCTGAAGGTCAAAAGTACCTGGTGCTGGCGCTCGGTTTCCGGGCAAATGATGAGACGCTCGACTGGGCGCAGCAGGTCATCGACAAGCACCCCGAGTTGCCTGTCATTCTGACCTCGCACGAGATTACTGGTATCAACGGTGACGGTTCCACGTACTTCACCGAGGAGTACGGCGAGCATCTCTGGGACAAGCTCATCCGGAAGAACGACCAGATCTTCCTCACTATCGCGGGCCACCACCATGGGGCCGGCTACCACGTGAAGAAGAACGATGCAGGTCACGACGTCATCAACATCCTTCAGGACTACCAAATGGCGTACCTGGGTGGCAACGGCCTGATGGGCCAGCTCCAGTTCGACCTGACCAACAATCAGCTGGAGATGACTGCTTATTCGCCGTGGGTGAAGTCGAAGAAGCACGAGCAGCTGACCTCGTTCGATCACCTTCTCCTCGAGGGCAAGGGCGACTCCTACGTCATCGACATCAACTTCGCCGATCGTTTCAAGAACTTCGCGCCGGCGTTCAAGGCTGGTGACGCGAACGATCCGAACTACGCCGAGGTGCTGAAGAAGACGATCACCGACGGCTACACCCCATACCAGGTCACCGAGAAGGACAAGCCGAAGAACGAGCAGGACTACGCGTTCGTCGAGGGCACCGCGGTGCACTGGCGTCCGGGCCAGACCACATTCGAGGGCAAGCTGCTTAACGACGGAGCTCCCGCCCCCGCCGGCGCCATCGTCCCCGACGTAGCCAATGGTGACGATATGACCCGTGTACGTCACCGCATCGGGGCCGGTGCAGACGCCGTGACCTTCACCACCGACAAGCACCCGCTTTCGTCCGACCGTGGCTCCCTGCGTTGGTCCGACCCGAAGTACAAGCACTCCACCGCATGGTTCGAGACTGCAACGGGCGCCGATATCAACTCCATGACGTTTGAAAAGGGCTACACCATGGAGGCCTTCCTCAAACTCGACGAGGATTGGAACGCCGACAACAACAAGTGGTCGAACGCGTTGATCCGCGATGCCTCCGGCACCATCACCCACCCGGAGGACGAGGACGGTGACCCGATCCAGATGCTCGGCGTATCCAGCCTGCGCGAATTGCGCTGGTACTCCTATGGCGAGAACGGCAGGGGCTTCTCCAACTGGACCCACGAGGTGCCGAAGGGCACGTGGATGCACGTTGCGGTGGTCAACGATCCGGCGGATAAGTCGGTAACCATGTACGTCGACGGCTCCCCCATCCTTCGCGACGGTTACGGGCCCGTGGGTATGGGCGGGAACGACGACAGGTGGCTGCTGGGCACGTCCGCTTGGGACAACGACAAGGTCGACGGTTGGTTCGGCAATATTGGCGAGATCCGCATCGTGGATCACCCGATTGGCCCGGACCAGTGGCTGACCGCGCGCGGCACGGCCCCGGCACCGACTCCTACCTCGAGCTCTGCTCAGCCATCCACTCCGGCTCCGGCAACCACCACGGTGGCCGTCCCGACCACAGTGGCCGTTCCTACCACGGTGGCCGTTCCTACCACGGTTGCCGTCCCGACCACGGTGGCCGTTCCGACCACGGTGGCCGTTCCGACCACCGTCACGGCTACACCGGTACCGGCGGCGACGACAGTTATTGCCGAGCCCGCAAAGGACGGCTCGTCCAACGTCGGCAGCAGCATCGGTCTTTTCGCCGGTGGTGCTGCAGTGGGAGCGCTTGGTCTGCTACTGGCCATGTTGGCGGGGCTCAACGGTGCCGTCCAGTGGCTGCTCGATCAGGTTCGCCAGTACCTACCGATCTAG
- a CDS encoding flavodoxin domain-containing protein translates to MACSIYYDTVYGSTREYAEALGERLGVSVSGLEHPEQVEADGPVVVLSPIHGPNHTGVKFVRSLPEAVVKQWPVALVTVGMSLDDYAVQTDAAAGLLGERAERVTRFYVPGRLNYSELSSAHSAVMKGIVGALRLKPRKSDNERAMIDAYGKDTDRVDLNRLDVVEEWVRQRSV, encoded by the coding sequence ATGGCCTGCAGCATTTACTACGACACCGTGTACGGATCCACCCGCGAGTACGCCGAGGCGCTGGGGGAGAGGCTGGGGGTTAGCGTCTCTGGCCTCGAGCACCCAGAGCAGGTTGAGGCCGACGGGCCGGTCGTGGTCCTCTCGCCGATTCACGGGCCCAACCACACGGGGGTGAAGTTCGTGAGGTCGCTGCCGGAGGCCGTCGTGAAGCAGTGGCCCGTTGCTTTGGTGACGGTGGGCATGTCGCTCGACGACTATGCCGTGCAGACCGACGCCGCCGCCGGTTTGCTCGGTGAGCGAGCCGAGCGCGTCACCCGCTTTTACGTGCCCGGCCGCCTCAACTACTCCGAGCTGTCGAGCGCGCACTCGGCGGTGATGAAGGGGATCGTGGGTGCGCTGCGGCTGAAGCCGCGGAAGTCCGACAACGAGCGCGCGATGATCGACGCGTACGGAAAAGACACCGACCGCGTCGACCTCAATCGCCTCGATGTGGTCGAGGAGTGGGTGCGACAGCGGTCGGTGTAG